From Chaetodon auriga isolate fChaAug3 chromosome 10, fChaAug3.hap1, whole genome shotgun sequence, a single genomic window includes:
- the LOC143327684 gene encoding uncharacterized protein LOC143327684 gives MKMSQKVLFIKLLLVHLANQNPAETHANCNEDVLLPCPGVDTDSNDFLSVTWYKLSSQRKHGIIRRGKGIEDTQYYNFTRLARFEEKHSLFLPSVTPEDSGSYECAISAHVGGQNRYLRVDLIVNVCVTQADPTTVTNVMIMMMNTTHNHPLYHKNVEDLPVMWSIIGYVAVALTKVFLSLISIWVIRAVRIRSSRRQQHKW, from the exons atgaaaatgTCTCAGAAGGTATTATTCATCAAG ctgctgttggtgCATTTGGCAAACCAGAATCCTGCAGAAACTCATGCAAACTGTAATGAAGATGTCCTGTTGCCGTGTCCAGGTGTTGACACTGACAGCAATGATTTCCTCTCAGTGACCTGGTACAAG CTTAGCAGCCAGAGAAAACATGGCATTATCAGGAGAGGTAAAGGTATCGAGGACACGCAGTACTACAACTTCACTCGGCTGGCCAGGTTTGaagagaaacacagtctgttccTCCCCAGTGTGACACCTGAAGATTCAGGCAGCTACGAGTGCGCCATCAGTGCACATGTAGGGGGTCAGAATCGATATCTGCGAGTCGACCTGATCGTTAACG tgtgtgtgacccAGGCTGACCCAACGACAGTGACAAAtgtgatgatcatgatgatgaacACGACTCACAACCACCCGCTCTATCACAAAAACGTTGAGGACCTGCCAGTCATGTGGAGCATTATCGGCTATGTGGCAGTCGCTCTCACCAAAGTCTTTTTATCTCTAATCAGCATTTGG GTTATTCGAGCTGTTCGCATCAGGTCTTCAAGACGACAGCAGCACAAGTGGTGA